The following are encoded together in the Oreochromis aureus strain Israel breed Guangdong linkage group 18, ZZ_aureus, whole genome shotgun sequence genome:
- the wnt3a gene encoding protein Wnt-3a isoform X1 — protein sequence MSAHVGILLEMFYETLRMIYLGCFLLLCGLTHVMASYPIWWSLAVGHQYSSLGTQPILCGSIPGLVPKQLRFCRNYVEIMPSVAEGVKIGIQECQHQFRGRRWNCTTINDSLAIFGPVLDKATRESAFVHAIASAGVAFAVTRACAEGSANICGCDTRHKGPPGEGWKWGGCSEDVEFGSMVSREFADARENRPDARSAMNRHNNEAGRMSLNDNMFLKCKCHGLSGSCEVKTCWWSQPDFRVVGDYMKDKYDSASEMVVEKHKESRGWVETLRPKYNYFKPPTERDLVYYESSPNFCDPNPETGSFGTRDRICNLTSHGIDGCDLLCCGRGHNTRTEKRKEKCHCIFHWCCYVSCQECVRVYDVHTCK from the exons ATGAGTGCGCATGTAGGCATTCTGCTGGAGATGTTTTACGAAACTTTAAGGATGATATACCTTGGATGTTTCCTGTTGCTCTGTGGGCTTACGCATGTCATGGCAAGCTATCCTATCTGGTG GTCACTAGCAGTCGGCCACCAGTACTCATCACTGGGCACTCAACCTATCCTTTGTGGCAGCATACCAGGTCTGGTGCCCAAGCAGCTGCGTTTCTGCCGGAACTATGTGGAAATCATGCCGAGTGTGGCTGAGGGGGTGAAGATTGGCATCCAGGAGTGTCAGCACCAGTTCAGAGGCCGACGCTGGAACTGCACCACCATCAATGACAGTCTGGCCATTTTTGGTCCGGTGTTAGATAAAG CCACTCGAGAGTCAGCTTTCGTTCATGCTATTGCCTCGGCGGGAGTGGCGTTTGCGGTGACCCGTGCCTGCGCCGAGGGTTCAGCCAACATCTGTGGATGTGATACACGTCACAAAGGCCCCCCTGGTGAGGGCTGGAAGTGGGGTGGCTGCAGCGAGGATGTGGAGTTTGGAAGCATGGTGTCCCGGGAGTTTGCTGACGCAAGAGAGAATCGGCCTGACGCACGCTCAGCAATGAACCGCCATAACAACGAAGCAGGGAGAATG TCTCTCAACGACAACATGTTTCTGAAGTGTAAGTGCCATGGACTCTCTGGCAGCTGCGAGGTCAAGACGTGCTGGTGGTCTCAGCCTGACTTCCGAGTTGTTGGTGACTACATGAAGGACAAGTATGACAGCGCTTCTGAGATGGTGGTTGAGAAACATAAGGAGTCCCGTGGATGGGTGGAGACCCTGAGACCCAAGTACAACTACTTCAAACCTCCTACAGAGCGCGACCTGGTTTATTATGAAAGTTCACCCAATTTCTGTGACCCCAATCCTGAGACCGGCTCCTTTGGCACCCGGGATCGCATCTGCAACCTGACGTCCCACGGCATAGACGGGTGTGACCTTTTGTGCTGCGGCAGAGGTCACAACACGAGGACTGAGAAAAGAAAGGAGAAGTGTCACTGTATTTTCCACTGGTGCTGCTATGTCAGCTGTCAAGAGTGCGTGAGGGTGTACGATGTGCACACCTGCAAATAG
- the wnt3a gene encoding protein Wnt-3a isoform X2 — translation MRSLAVGHQYSSLGTQPILCGSIPGLVPKQLRFCRNYVEIMPSVAEGVKIGIQECQHQFRGRRWNCTTINDSLAIFGPVLDKATRESAFVHAIASAGVAFAVTRACAEGSANICGCDTRHKGPPGEGWKWGGCSEDVEFGSMVSREFADARENRPDARSAMNRHNNEAGRMSLNDNMFLKCKCHGLSGSCEVKTCWWSQPDFRVVGDYMKDKYDSASEMVVEKHKESRGWVETLRPKYNYFKPPTERDLVYYESSPNFCDPNPETGSFGTRDRICNLTSHGIDGCDLLCCGRGHNTRTEKRKEKCHCIFHWCCYVSCQECVRVYDVHTCK, via the exons ATGAG GTCACTAGCAGTCGGCCACCAGTACTCATCACTGGGCACTCAACCTATCCTTTGTGGCAGCATACCAGGTCTGGTGCCCAAGCAGCTGCGTTTCTGCCGGAACTATGTGGAAATCATGCCGAGTGTGGCTGAGGGGGTGAAGATTGGCATCCAGGAGTGTCAGCACCAGTTCAGAGGCCGACGCTGGAACTGCACCACCATCAATGACAGTCTGGCCATTTTTGGTCCGGTGTTAGATAAAG CCACTCGAGAGTCAGCTTTCGTTCATGCTATTGCCTCGGCGGGAGTGGCGTTTGCGGTGACCCGTGCCTGCGCCGAGGGTTCAGCCAACATCTGTGGATGTGATACACGTCACAAAGGCCCCCCTGGTGAGGGCTGGAAGTGGGGTGGCTGCAGCGAGGATGTGGAGTTTGGAAGCATGGTGTCCCGGGAGTTTGCTGACGCAAGAGAGAATCGGCCTGACGCACGCTCAGCAATGAACCGCCATAACAACGAAGCAGGGAGAATG TCTCTCAACGACAACATGTTTCTGAAGTGTAAGTGCCATGGACTCTCTGGCAGCTGCGAGGTCAAGACGTGCTGGTGGTCTCAGCCTGACTTCCGAGTTGTTGGTGACTACATGAAGGACAAGTATGACAGCGCTTCTGAGATGGTGGTTGAGAAACATAAGGAGTCCCGTGGATGGGTGGAGACCCTGAGACCCAAGTACAACTACTTCAAACCTCCTACAGAGCGCGACCTGGTTTATTATGAAAGTTCACCCAATTTCTGTGACCCCAATCCTGAGACCGGCTCCTTTGGCACCCGGGATCGCATCTGCAACCTGACGTCCCACGGCATAGACGGGTGTGACCTTTTGTGCTGCGGCAGAGGTCACAACACGAGGACTGAGAAAAGAAAGGAGAAGTGTCACTGTATTTTCCACTGGTGCTGCTATGTCAGCTGTCAAGAGTGCGTGAGGGTGTACGATGTGCACACCTGCAAATAG